From Myxocyprinus asiaticus isolate MX2 ecotype Aquarium Trade chromosome 10, UBuf_Myxa_2, whole genome shotgun sequence, the proteins below share one genomic window:
- the LOC127447098 gene encoding cytochrome c oxidase assembly factor 5, giving the protein MPKYYEDKEEDGRACAGIREDFKACLLQHDCVVKEGKKPSECLKEGHCKGLQVAFFECKRSMLDNRSRFRGRKGY; this is encoded by the exons ATGCCCAAATATTACGAGGATAAAGAGGAAGATGGTCGCGCGTGCGCTGGAATAAGAGAGGATTTCAAAGCCTGTCTCCTTCAGCATGACTGTGTAGTGAAG GAAGGCAAGAAGCCTAGTGAGTGTCTAAAGGAAGGACATTGCAAAGGCTTGCAAGTGGCTTTCTTTGAGTGCAAAAGATCTATG CTGGACAACCGTTCTCGATTCAGAGGCAGAAAGGGATACTGA
- the si:dkey-4e7.3 gene encoding inosine-uridine preferring nucleoside hydrolase, whose product MSSLALFRCTLRGFSSQLTRGLNRTRYRDLSTSRCPKIKSNCAQKIYTKLFSHRHFTTEANMKKLLVDVDCGVDDAQALMMALAVPDVQILGITCVHGNTKLDNVCKNVLRVLKVCKRLEIPVFRGAAKSLLGQKISAGDFHGKDGLGDAPDPEAPGLVLVQAEGAVSAMIRIVNENLGEVSLVATAPLTNLALAVKLDPSFPQKLRGLYIMGGNTDSRGNTTVCGEYNFAADPEAAYIVLNEYLCPTYIACWEFTCHSKLPWEFCDDWLAQDTDKARFMKQIFKHSMELYYSERIEKELVAGQGFISCDSYAMAAAIDEKFIIETDHRAITVELAGNFCRGMMVVDHLEILQKTHKVHILKKVDLERFKVLMMNALK is encoded by the exons ATGTCCTCTTTAGCACTATTCAGGTGTACTTTAAGAGGATTTAGCAGTCAACTGACACGTGGATTAAACAGAACCAG ATACCGAGATCTGTCGACCTCACGCTGTCCGAAGATTAAGAGCAACTGTGCACAGAAAATTTACACGAAACTTTTCAGTCACCGACACTTCACGACAG AAGCCAATATGAAGAAATTGCTTGTGGATGTTGACTGTGGGGTGGATGATGCTCAGGCTCTTATGATGGCTTTGGCAGTGCCCGACGTGCAGATCCTGGGCATCACCTGCGTTCATGGCAACACGAAATTAGACAATGTCTGCAAGAACGTCCTGCGTGTCCTGAAAGTGTGCAAGCGTCTAGAG ATTCCTGTGTTCCGAGGAGCAGCTAAATCGCTCTTGGGGCAAAAAATCAGTGCTGGAGACTTCCATGGGAAAGATGGGCTTGGGGATGCCCCAGATCCCGAAGCTCCTGGATTGGTACTTGTCCAGGCAGAGGGCGCCGTGTCAGCCATGATCCGAATAGTCAACGAGAATCTTGGGGAG GTATCTTTAGTGGCCACAGCTCCACTGACAAATCTGGCATTGGCAGTGAAACTTGACCCCTCATTCCCCCAGAAACTCAGAGGCCTTTACATTATGGGTGGCAACACAGACT CTCGTGGGAACACCACTGTGTGTGGAGAGTACAACTTTGCAGCTGATCCTGAAGCAGCTTACATTGTTCTAAATGAATACCTCTGCCCAACTTACATTGCATGCTGGGAGTTTACCTGCCACAGTAAATTACCCTGG GAGTTCTGTGATGACTGGCTGGCCCAGGACACAGATAAGGCTCGGTTTATGAAGCAGATTTTTAAGCACAGCATGGAGTTGTACTACAGTGAAAGGATTGAAAAGGAGCTGGTGGCAGGGCAGGGCTTCATCTCCTGCGATTCTTATGCCATGGCAGCAGCCATAGATGAAAAATTTATTATTGAGACTGACCACAGAGCCATAACTGTAGAGCTTGCAGGCAACTTTTGCAGAGGAATGATGGTTGTAGATCACCTCGAGATTTTGCAGAAAACCCACAAAGTTCACATCTTGAAGAAGGTGGACTTGGAGAGGTTTAAAGTACTCATGAtgaatgctttaaaataa